One window of Arthrobacter oryzae genomic DNA carries:
- a CDS encoding ABC transporter substrate-binding protein encodes MKTPKFLLPVATAGVLALTLSACAGGGGGGTTAGGGDAEQGLDGRGPITYVQGKDNSNVVRPLVEKWNAAHPDEKVTFKEQTDQADQQHDDLVQNYQAKNPNYDVASVDVVWTAEFAAKGWLQPLKDKMKVDTAGMLEPTVAAGSYKGTLYAAPVSSDGGILYYRKDLVPTPPKTWEEMMEMCSIAKENNIGCYSGQYKQYEGLTVNASEAINSFGGSVLDKDGKPSLNTPEAKEGLENLVKAFADGNIPKEAITYQEEESRRAFQDGNLLFHRNWPYVYNLATTEGSSKVKDVLGMTALPGKDGPGASSLGGHSAAISVYSKNKATALDFVKFLVEEEQQKFFATQGSLAPVIGALYEDQELVAKLPYLPVLKTSIENAVPRPVTPFYPAVTQAIQENSYAALKGEKSVEQALSDMQKSIETAGAGS; translated from the coding sequence ATGAAAACCCCTAAGTTCTTACTGCCGGTAGCCACCGCCGGTGTCCTGGCGTTAACCCTTTCCGCCTGCGCCGGCGGAGGCGGTGGCGGCACCACGGCCGGCGGCGGCGACGCTGAACAAGGCCTCGACGGCCGCGGCCCCATCACCTACGTCCAGGGCAAGGACAACAGCAACGTCGTCCGCCCGCTCGTGGAAAAGTGGAACGCCGCCCACCCGGACGAAAAGGTCACGTTCAAGGAACAGACCGACCAGGCAGACCAGCAGCACGATGACCTGGTCCAGAACTACCAGGCCAAGAACCCCAACTACGACGTCGCGAGCGTCGACGTTGTGTGGACCGCGGAATTCGCCGCCAAGGGCTGGCTGCAGCCGCTCAAGGACAAGATGAAGGTAGATACGGCGGGCATGCTGGAGCCCACCGTTGCAGCCGGCTCCTACAAGGGCACTCTCTACGCAGCGCCGGTGTCTTCCGACGGCGGCATCCTGTACTACCGCAAGGACCTCGTTCCCACCCCGCCCAAGACGTGGGAAGAAATGATGGAGATGTGCTCCATCGCCAAGGAAAACAACATTGGCTGCTACTCCGGCCAGTACAAGCAGTACGAAGGCCTCACGGTCAACGCCTCCGAGGCAATCAACTCCTTCGGCGGTTCCGTGCTGGACAAGGACGGCAAGCCCAGCCTGAACACCCCCGAGGCCAAGGAAGGCCTGGAGAACCTGGTGAAGGCGTTCGCTGACGGGAACATCCCGAAGGAAGCCATCACTTACCAGGAAGAAGAAAGCCGCCGTGCTTTCCAGGACGGCAACCTCCTGTTCCACCGCAACTGGCCGTACGTCTACAACCTTGCCACCACTGAAGGATCCTCAAAGGTCAAGGACGTTCTCGGCATGACGGCCCTCCCGGGCAAGGACGGCCCCGGCGCGTCGTCACTGGGCGGCCACAGCGCAGCTATCAGCGTGTACTCCAAGAACAAGGCAACGGCCCTTGACTTCGTGAAGTTCCTGGTCGAAGAAGAGCAGCAGAAGTTCTTCGCCACCCAGGGCTCGCTGGCCCCCGTGATCGGTGCGCTCTACGAGGACCAGGAACTCGTTGCCAAGCTGCCGTACCTGCCGGTACTGAAGACCTCCATCGAGAATGCCGTGCCGCGTCCGGTCACGCCGTTCTACCCGGCTGTCACCCAGGCCATCCAGGAAAACTCGTACGCTGCGCTCAAGGGCGAAAAGTCGGTGGAACAGGCTCTGTCTGACATGCAGAAGTCCATCGAAACCGCCGGTGCGGGATCGTAG
- a CDS encoding carbohydrate ABC transporter permease, which translates to MATELGPTPVKPASGGTPVHHGPKGVGEDNKILSQGKWASWLLAPTIIALAVVIVYPIISAIVMSFQKDAGLDPVTGLFTAGGPAGVQNYVNWIAQQCAAPGGGTVACPPGTLGAQFWSATATTFLFTVITVTFETILGFWMAMIMARTFKGRSLVRAAVLVPWAIPTAVTAQLWLFIFAFEGIANKMFNASILWTGSEWPAKWAVIIADTWKTTPFMALLILAGLQMIPAEVYEAAKVDGATAWQRFRLITLPLVKPALMVAVLFRTLDALRMFDLPYILTGGANNTTTLSILVINQIRQGFNAAAALSTITFIIIFIVAFIFVRFLGANVVEQSGATGKGKK; encoded by the coding sequence ATGGCAACCGAATTGGGCCCGACGCCGGTCAAGCCGGCGTCGGGCGGTACCCCGGTCCACCACGGCCCTAAGGGCGTCGGGGAGGACAACAAGATCCTGAGCCAGGGCAAATGGGCTTCCTGGCTCCTTGCCCCCACCATCATTGCCCTCGCGGTGGTGATCGTTTACCCGATCATCAGCGCAATCGTGATGTCCTTCCAGAAGGATGCCGGGCTGGATCCCGTCACCGGGCTTTTCACAGCCGGCGGCCCCGCAGGTGTCCAGAACTACGTCAACTGGATCGCGCAGCAGTGTGCGGCTCCCGGCGGCGGCACGGTTGCCTGCCCGCCCGGAACCCTTGGTGCCCAGTTCTGGTCCGCAACGGCCACCACGTTCCTCTTTACTGTCATCACGGTGACGTTCGAGACCATTCTCGGTTTCTGGATGGCAATGATCATGGCCCGCACGTTCAAGGGCCGCAGCCTCGTCCGGGCAGCCGTCCTCGTTCCGTGGGCGATTCCTACGGCCGTCACCGCCCAGCTGTGGCTGTTTATCTTCGCCTTCGAGGGCATCGCCAACAAGATGTTCAACGCCAGTATCCTCTGGACCGGCAGCGAATGGCCCGCAAAGTGGGCAGTGATCATCGCGGATACCTGGAAAACCACGCCGTTCATGGCGCTTCTGATCCTCGCCGGCCTGCAGATGATCCCGGCCGAGGTCTACGAAGCAGCCAAGGTGGACGGTGCCACTGCCTGGCAGCGGTTCCGCCTGATCACGCTTCCGCTGGTCAAGCCGGCGCTGATGGTGGCCGTGCTGTTCCGTACCCTGGACGCCCTGCGTATGTTCGACCTCCCTTACATCCTGACGGGCGGCGCGAACAACACCACCACGCTGTCCATCCTGGTGATCAACCAGATCAGGCAAGGGTTCAACGCGGCGGCGGCGCTATCCACCATCACGTTCATCATCATCTTCATCGTCGCCTTCATTTTCGTCCGCTTCCTGGGTGCGAATGTCGTGGAACAAAGCGGCGCTACGGGTAAGGGGAAGAAATGA
- a CDS encoding carbohydrate ABC transporter permease yields MSTGTAPTALRAEQDRGRRASQNREKWAQARTYISAAVILIWCLAPAYWMVVTAFREVGFTYDTSLLPTHVTLDNFITAFDTSFGNRFGQALLNSIFIGVTVTVISLVIGVFAAYALARLNFRFKYLVLGFILGASMFPGVALITPLFQLFTNIGWMGTYQALIIPNISFVLPLTVYTMTSFFREMPWELEESARVDGCTQGQAFRKVIMPLAAPAIFTTAILAFISSWNEFLIASQLSSDATQPVTVAIASFAGAQPNQIPYTAIMAAGTIVTIPLVILVLVFQRKIVAGLTAGAVK; encoded by the coding sequence ATGAGCACCGGGACAGCTCCCACTGCCCTCAGGGCAGAACAGGACCGGGGCCGCAGGGCTTCCCAGAACCGGGAAAAGTGGGCGCAGGCGCGCACCTACATCAGTGCCGCCGTGATCCTGATCTGGTGCCTGGCGCCCGCGTACTGGATGGTGGTGACGGCGTTCAGGGAAGTGGGCTTCACCTACGACACCTCGTTGCTGCCCACCCACGTGACACTGGACAACTTCATCACCGCGTTCGACACCTCGTTTGGCAACAGGTTCGGGCAGGCACTGCTGAACAGCATTTTCATCGGCGTCACGGTGACAGTCATTTCGCTTGTGATCGGCGTGTTCGCCGCTTACGCCCTGGCACGCCTGAACTTCCGGTTCAAGTACCTGGTGCTGGGCTTCATCCTGGGCGCATCAATGTTCCCGGGCGTTGCCCTCATCACCCCGCTGTTCCAGCTCTTCACCAATATCGGCTGGATGGGCACCTACCAGGCGCTGATCATCCCGAACATTTCGTTCGTGCTGCCGCTGACCGTCTACACCATGACGTCCTTCTTCCGCGAAATGCCGTGGGAGCTGGAGGAATCGGCCCGCGTGGACGGCTGCACCCAGGGGCAGGCGTTCCGGAAGGTCATCATGCCGCTGGCGGCACCGGCCATCTTTACTACGGCCATCCTGGCGTTCATCTCCTCCTGGAATGAGTTCCTGATCGCCAGCCAGCTGTCCAGCGACGCTACGCAGCCGGTAACGGTTGCCATCGCAAGCTTCGCTGGCGCACAACCGAACCAGATCCCGTACACGGCCATCATGGCCGCCGGAACCATCGTCACCATTCCCTTGGTGATCCTGGTCCTGGTCTTCCAGCGCAAGATTGTTGCCGGCCTCACCGCCGGTGCCGTCAAGTGA
- a CDS encoding LacI family DNA-binding transcriptional regulator produces MARTTDRAQRGGHSGVSIEDVAAAAGVSTATVSRAVRGLPRVSPATREKILEVAGALGYVASSSASGLATGRTKTIGVLAPFVSRWFFSKAIEGADRELHARQYNLSLFNLGGHGSNRERLFSKTMVYKQIDALLVLCMALTHEELEHLQKIDIPLVVVGGHVEECPYIGIDDYAAASTAVRHLISLGHKDIALLHGDDETDLNFDVPRVRIKAFQDVMAGSGLTVRPEWDEWGDFTVRSGQEAFTRMWSRPGPKPTAIFCASDEMAMGVIFEANKTGVRIPEDLSVIGIDDHDFSDAMGLTTVRQRPDEQAELGTKMLLDELDGATGAVHSEVAPHQLIVRRTTAPPPSAGHS; encoded by the coding sequence GTGGCACGCACAACAGACAGGGCTCAACGGGGCGGCCACTCCGGCGTCAGTATTGAGGACGTCGCAGCGGCAGCCGGGGTTTCCACCGCCACAGTTTCGCGCGCAGTCCGCGGACTGCCCAGGGTTTCACCGGCCACCCGGGAAAAGATTCTCGAGGTGGCCGGTGCGCTGGGCTATGTGGCATCGTCATCCGCGTCGGGCCTGGCCACCGGCCGGACCAAAACCATCGGAGTGCTGGCCCCGTTCGTCAGCCGCTGGTTCTTCTCCAAAGCCATTGAAGGCGCGGACCGGGAACTGCACGCCCGCCAGTACAACCTCTCCTTGTTCAATTTGGGCGGCCACGGCAGTAACCGTGAGCGGCTCTTCAGCAAGACCATGGTCTACAAGCAGATTGATGCCCTGCTGGTGCTTTGTATGGCACTGACCCATGAGGAACTCGAGCATCTGCAAAAAATCGACATCCCACTGGTGGTGGTTGGCGGCCACGTGGAGGAGTGCCCCTACATCGGGATTGACGACTACGCGGCAGCGTCCACTGCCGTCCGGCACCTGATCAGCCTGGGCCACAAGGACATTGCCCTGCTGCACGGCGACGACGAAACCGACCTAAACTTCGATGTTCCCCGCGTCCGCATCAAGGCGTTCCAGGATGTCATGGCGGGATCCGGGCTGACTGTACGCCCGGAATGGGACGAGTGGGGAGATTTCACCGTCCGCAGCGGGCAGGAGGCCTTCACCAGGATGTGGTCCCGGCCCGGGCCGAAGCCCACCGCGATCTTCTGCGCCTCGGACGAGATGGCCATGGGCGTGATCTTCGAAGCCAACAAGACGGGCGTCCGCATACCCGAGGACCTGTCCGTCATCGGGATCGACGACCATGATTTCTCGGACGCCATGGGGCTGACCACCGTGCGTCAGCGGCCTGACGAGCAGGCCGAACTCGGCACCAAGATGCTGCTGGATGAGCTGGACGGCGCTACGGGTGCCGTCCATTCAGAGGTGGCGCCGCACCAGTTGATCGTCCGGCGGACGACGGCGCCGCCCCCGTCCGCGGGGCACTCCTAG